Proteins from a genomic interval of Xylocopa sonorina isolate GNS202 chromosome 6, iyXylSono1_principal, whole genome shotgun sequence:
- the LOC143424358 gene encoding E3 ubiquitin-protein ligase RNF13: MKQCCLSHQLQLWLMFLVFCVICNNADILVFSAATRHQIEEEFRDMPARFGDLIPSEGIKGMVVYAEPPTACHDIQGPPNNINYNGNWIALIARYNCSFERKVRMAQKAGYDAVIIHNVNSNELEPMHAKDPSGILIPSVFVSEITGLIIKENYLYNELYFVLINDDTPFNITHLLLPFAIVVGICFLVMVIFMIVRCIKDRRRQRRHRLPNSSLKKIPTHKYTKGDPYETCAICLDDYAEGEKLRVLPCAHAYHTKCIDPWLTKNRRVCPVCKRKVFAADEQIVTDESDSDADDTTPLIRDGHQGTQGGTFSRQRENPFSRARRSHARRIDAMHSNSSSDSEQSFVTPDDEDRVNAGEPSSGTVFRAFDIHSINGELPDLECSVSSTKPHTVNLYTDAQEFPAPVVQITDQNTRVVANSQTSNTTGSIEPTESGATNLVDMESERNNVFA, encoded by the exons atgaaacagTGTTGCCTAAGCCACCAACTTCAGCTGTGGCTTATGTTTCTTGTATTTTGCGTAATATGTAACAACGCAGATATTTTAGTATTTTCTGCAGCGACAAGGCATCAAATCGAAGAAGAGTTCAGGGATATGCCTGCTAGATTTGGAGATTTAATTCCTTCTGAAGGGATTAAG GGTATGGTTGTGTATGCAGAGCCACCAACCGCGTGTCATGACATACAGGGTCCTCCCAATAACATCAATTATAATGGTAATTGGATTGCTTTGATCGCTCGATATAACTGTAGCTTTGAACGAAAAGTAAGAATGGCACAGAAAGCTGGATACGATGCTGTAATTATACATAATGTAAATAGCAACGAATTAG AACCGATGCATGCAAAAGATCCTAGTGGAATATTAATACCATCCGTATTTGTCAGCGAAATAACAGGATTGATTATTAAAGAAAATTATTTATACAATGAGTTATATTTTGTATTAATTAATGATGATACTCCATTCAATATAACACACTTACTCTTACCTTTTGCTATTGTTGTTGGCATCTGTTTTCTAGTCATGGTTATCTTTATG ATTGTTAGGTGCATAAAAGACAGAAGGAGGCAACGAAGGCATAGATTACCAAATTCAAGTttgaaaaaaattcctacgcaCAAATACACAAAAGGTGATCCATATGAAACATGTGCTATTTGTTTAGATGACTATGCAGAAGGTGAAAAGTTAAGAGTTTTACCATGTGCACATG CATATCATACAAAATGCATTGACCCATGGCTGACAAAAAATCGTAGGGTTTGCCCGGTTTGTAAGCGAAAAGTTTTTGCAGCGGACGAACAAATTGTTACTGACGAAAGTGATTCAGATGCTGACGATACAACACCTCTGATTCGTGATGGTCACCAAG GTACTCAAGGTGGAACATTTTCACGACAGAGGGAGAATCCTTTTAGCCGTGCTAGAAGATCGCATGCAAGGCGCATTGATGCAATGCATTCAAATAGCAGCTCTGATTCCGAACAATCTTTTGTTACGCCAGATGATGAAGATCGCGTAAACGCTGGAGAACCATCTAGTGGGACTGTTTTTAGAGCATTTGATATTCATAGCATCAatg GCGAGTTACCAGATCTGGAATGTTCTGTGAGCAGCACTAAACCGCATACAGTGAATTTATATACTGATGCTCAGGAGTTTCCAGCTCCAGTCGTTCAAATTACAGATCAGAATACGAGAGTTGTAGCGAATTCGCAAACATCGAATACAACTGGATCCATTGAGCCAACTGAAAGTGGAGCTACAAACTTGGTTGACATGGAGTCTGAAAGGAACAACGTTTTTGCATAA
- the LOC143424182 gene encoding uncharacterized protein LOC143424182, with amino-acid sequence MTTMDSDSESQDSDDGRRFRFEATRKDNVHMDAKLGKLPRSRSGSGQGLCHNNTTYEDKKDKSKYDCNRGEHRLSKERDVNDKDLKYSTKYTKNLRREDGKDQRNERDISSDSKSAPLSSKHKTRDTKRHKNRDRTEHRSNRSQDRCRSRNENDRSQNEKHRNRSREKYKHHACDRSREKSYQSYKMKSSEHDKLRGETERYTAHKKTSTKDDEEHRQLQEYPSSKNIEQRHSGNELLRIKRDISAESQEHKELNLSEFDILSETDENMSDSSEHTKNKSSLSRQCNMKTKKRNLNNEYESTSKKQVTEIVPMDGSPKVNAGKNDEFYGSSNNNSGTISDSTLGTASPILTESRKDTADLNSKEENFNSTEQISFNLNNYGSVKTTDVAVFSSHMYAGKTKTYGPALPPQFVNDSFDNTELNKDIPKNDAEDTSDKIKKETLNSINPDRITQNDFALDSDIIFGPALPPHLLKQKSNDETNTKVIGPAVPHIIESFNNNEVDQTESEGEHGIGPLPANHPSLGSNSVYRQLEQRAQQFKTERTDEDYSAVNKREEWMTELPPNQISNLGLTSRKFRVRAGPDMRDRSCWTDTPAKKAERQKRQEEEKLYVAKASITELSKQSDESECWEGKKREKSLLEIHRDKLRKKKRKEEKKAKSSGEIIRRPFDRDVDLQVNRFDQARKNAVLSKAQRFDERFSRGKL; translated from the exons ATGACAACAATGGATTCTGATTCCGAAAGTCAGGACAGCGATGACGGGAGACGATTTCGTTTCGAGGCCACCCGTAAGGATAATGTACACATGGACGCAAAATTAGGAAAgttaccgagatcgagatcgggaTCGGGACAAGGACTTTGTCATAATAATACAACGTATGAAGATAAAAAAGACAAATCCAAGTACGACTGTAACAGAGGAGAACATAGACTTTCGAAAGAGCGCGATGTTAATGACAAAGATCTGAAATATTCTACCAAGTATACGAAAAACTTAAGACGCGAAGATGGCAAAGACCAGAGGAACGAAAGGGATATTAGTTCAGATTCAAAGAGCGCACCGTTATCGTCAAAACATAAAACAAGAGATACGAAGCGGCATAAAAATCGAGATCGAACCGAGCATCGAAGTAACAGATCTCAGGACCGATGTCGTAGCAGAAACGAAAACGATAGATCTCAAAACGAGAAGCACAGAAATAGATCTCGCGAAAAGTACAAGCATCACGCCTGTGACAGAAGTCGCGAGAAAAGTTATCAATCGTATAAAATGAAATCTTCGGAGCATGATAAATTGCGAGGAGAGACCGAAAGATACACTGCGCATAAAAAGACATCGACTAAAGATGACGAGGAACATCGGCAGCTACAAGAATACCCATCGTCTAAGAATATAGAACAGCGGCATAGTGGTAACGAGTTATTAAGGATAAAAAGAGATATTTCAGCGGAGAGTCAAGAACACAAGGAATTAAATTTATCAGAATTTGATATTTTGTCGGAAACTGATGAAAATATGTCCGACAGTTCAGAACACACCAAGAATAAGAGCTCATTATCGCGACAGTGCAATATGAAGACGAAAAAGAGAAATTTAAACAACGAATACGAAAGTACATCAAAAAAGCAAGTGACAGAAATCGTACCCATGGACGGATCGCCAAAGGTAAATGCAGGGAAGAATGATGAGTTCTATGGTTCCAGTAATAATAATTCTGGTACCATTTCAGATTCCACATTAGGTACCGCATCGCCTATACTGACGGAATCAAGAAAAGACACAGCTGATTTAAATAGTAAAGAAGAAAATTTCAATTCTACTGAACAAATTTCCTTCAATCTTAATAATTATGGGTCTGTAAAAACAACGGACGTTGCAGTATTCTCGTCTCATATGTACGCTGGAAAAACTAAGACATATGGGCCGGCTTTGCCGCCGCAATTTGTAAACGATTCCTTCGATAATACGGAATTAAATAAAGATATACCAAAAAACGACGCAGAGGATACAagtgataaaataaaaaaagaaacgctGAATAGTATTAATCCTGATCGTATAACGCAAAATGATTTCGCCTTAGATTCGGATATTATTTTTGGTCCAGCATTACCGCCACATCTGTTGAAACAAAAATCGAACGACGAAACAAACACAAAAGTCATAGGCCCGGCTGTTCCACATATCATAGAATCATTTAATAATAACGAGGTAGATCAAACAGAATCCGAAGGCGAACACGGGATAGGTCCATTACCGGCTAATCATCCATCCTTAGGAAGTAACAGTGTGTATAGACAATTGGAACAAAGAGCGCAACAATTTAAAACCGAACGAACAGATGAG GATTATAGTGCGGTGAATAAACGGGAAGAATGGATGACTGAATTACCTCCAAATCAAATTAGTAATCTAGGATTGACATCGCGAAAATTTCGTGTCAGGGCAGGACCAGATATGCGCGATAGGTCGTGTTGGACGGATACACCGGCAAAGAAAGCTGAAAGACAAAAACGCCAG GAAGAGGAAAAACTGTACGTTGCTAAAGCATCGATCACCGAGTTATCTAAACAGAGTGATGAAAGCGAATGTTGGGAAGGTAAAAAACGCGAGAAATCCCTTTTAGAGATACATCGAGATAAACTCCGTAAAAAGAAAAGG aaagaagaaaagaaggcgAAATCAAGCGGAGAGATAATTAGAAGACCATTTGACAGAGATGTTGACCTACAGGTCAACCGGTTCGATCAGGCTCGAAAGAATGCCGTTCTTAGCAAGGCGCAACGCTTCGATGAAAGATTTTCCCGTGGAAAGTTGTAA
- the LOC143424841 gene encoding uncharacterized protein LOC143424841: MKKKKKKKNSNSSKSSISSSSSSSSDSSSGSSDSSSSSSSNSSSSNSSNNINNNNNNNNNNNNNNNNNTIIIIIIIIQ, translated from the coding sequence atgaagaagaagaaaaagaagaagaatagtaATAGCAGTAAAAGTAGcattagtagtagtagtagtagcagtagtgatagtagtagtggtagtagtgatagtagtagcagtagcagtagtaatagtagtagcagtaatagtagtaataatattaataataataataataataataataataataataataataataataataatacaataataataataataataataatacaataa
- the Mid1 gene encoding calcium-permeable channel component Mid1 — MATEGKSCETKAGTRREKAGDGKVGVTDRYRERGLTEGEISARVCVCALSVVSRRGTLGTCPLSDPRAVAGARLRGRCFRVTRTTPKSVYVRACVRACVVRLSSVLQAFPFVPRKKRRTTKGGEEEGNEGKEGKKEIERLTSRAIIIGRSTIVSREREREREITLLKPRKVDSSGPLFVTSRTPPRFAYHSRRWLLRTVEKRERHWRIDTSSLDTYAIGSCRIEKLARAIHFSRFDRASRRDFEVKSGRNRSDSDDGEPIGRVIRPFSILFSVPRTGTARVESSSFTRRRWFLDDVGSRTSRTIERIYARSRSITSLFLRDENHFFVLYERNDTRSVEITIDVVRFDEELRKTRDRGQRGERKKERKKERKKGTVGEPGWGVSMKSTQWQRANEATSVPRRRDHRRRPKEATKNRENSWTFRMQHEPRCPVSGAGEPRKGDYGVQVLSPVERSQVSVVLETGSVTGVVVAAAVAQQQQQQEQQQPQQQQQQQQYHRHHHQQRRSSSCSRSSPFHWSVSSRAADIGAVTVSLRRVQKWRSSIRIEGKKSGSGDTRRLGYRWRGRRKKRKRWSRRGRICWIWSFDWASRRSSRIGAEIVGKPACYRGTSKGPADPGRSDSCHLAIGSGIPTCGADTIHESSLGEIGLDCSREKQFADRMLYQQQEVGSPSLYRFVEGRSFAASSGGLALVRAEIIDASIAESDIAEIEGSVPLEERLDGELPVEDGTETKAKTETERSRDRGGGIHQYRESGLSTGRGGGGGSDGFCSVDRRRGRTGDASVPELVFMRLDPPGFTGPSASYDRSYGNDRYPSSGLPFYFIPRQLPRTVAFSRRRPLVLFVRGFETFERRTREPAATTATGTEFYSSRAHDRRNHRFGSAVVRCPREVQREEGHETRYATAFRVCCYQSVYRGAISTLANILEERIPEIVENVRHEEKESGLLPGEESTGPRSCYTANRKPRTRWKTNDRVRSIFERIPLANSTDVPSLDTFPYTAYNDENDDYVNESCRDIGDSCAVSSYEEIGNVRDRQTRRGETSLPREVPGKSTDDLDANQVVGICEKGERPTKFRGSRNRDSSSTETKTRETLRAESGNGGKRECHYTARFQKPITNESFEHESELSTNGPTKLSSTCGRKYGLLFILYLLAWPLVCSTNPSGQFVSSFTHNPSLGPVENLSQHNNPKISPLSSSSSSSSSSSSSSSSSSSSSSSSSSSSSSTSSSSTSSSTSSSSSSSSSSSSSSSSSSSSSSSSSSSSSSSSSSSSSSSSSSSSSSSMEHERLQYHHHHHQQQQQQQQEKRQSVRDIEYGRESNEQHRRRHEEQQEDRGREQREVEPVFDSEAMHPYNEYSWEVNQINPWLSACDLAGPAPADLQGSCGPPEVPKNCPIPCVVTSRRDDAQFREVIEQVKVNERNCYWSIEEEGEEKLESGRVDRGKTDGVRMAPEQCLFYLEESHKRDICRDDFGRTSTQSFLTPRENRYWFMSRLRLRHCCEHAVVNALAPGKGGPLENVLNGGQKCADALDKLLLVDALAARLHCEFEEVLARYDCAQPYSVIFNCTHCKEAYRKWVCSSLVPYFAHGGPQDLNSSNSWAGSRLRPCRSFCQSVEQRCPYLLPGDRAPAYPTQYAGEPTFLCRDPNIPETGEQAARALHSSGEDECCFHACSDQLPGLGICANCTDREPRRRGRTNDPPTAPRCEINPIQPASTGEEYQESRSTTDKKSMGQGEKYDLATVTNMVRHQGTLLCGTGIGVGSIASVSSSDRSTASVFSQLFTFCSILSSVLGNVRKIPVLWISKIFLWFVAPLGGNNGGAKPRKRDHQPIDLVVCLRRCFGRVGYVGMRYGAKWLLEKWVMLERRCRSWWCCCWYWWRWRWRGISARSSRLSRYLGTRRYRLIIGPASTIFAATIATATVVVVVVVVVVVVVVVVVVVVVVVVVAVVATAVSAMATTATIAVAIVPVFVFVFVFVFVFVFVFVFVTAASIVKDGPFFHSLMVHRSYSFHTRSVGNVHAPPSKRTSLVDSFTAECSWPRWSWWWWWLYRWWCSRKTRYDGPIGYRRRSRCRRRRRRRRKVKRGWSVSRKKASNVFKEDVWSSLARQRYLKLSSRKDPP; from the exons ATGGCGACAGA AGGAAAATCGTGCGAAACGAAAGCGGGTACGAGAAGGGAAAAAGCAGGGGATGGAAAAGTGGGGGTAACCGATAGATATAGAGAGAGGGGATTGACGGAAGGAGAAATTTCggcgcgtgtgtgcgtgtgcgcgC TTTCCGTCGTCTCTCGAAGAGGGACTCTCGGTACGTGTCCGTTATCCGATCCGCGCGCAGTTGCTGGTGCGCGGCTACGGGGTCGGTGTTTCCGTGTCACGCGCACGACCCCAAAAAGTGTgtatgtgcgtgcgtgcgtgcgtgcgtgcgtggttCGACTGTCCTCCGTGTTGCAGGCTTTTCCGTTCGTGCCACG AAAGAAAAGGCGCACAACAAAAGGAGGGGAAGAGGAAGGAAACGaaggaaaggaaggaaaaaaagAGATCGAACGTTTGACGAGTCGTGCGATCATTATCGGTCGCTCCACCATTGtgtccagagagagagagagagagagagagattactTTGCTGAAACCGAGAAAAGTGGATTCGTCGGGTCCTCTCTTCGTAACGTCCCGAACGCCGCCCCGTTTCGCCTACCACTCTCGCA GATGGCTGTTGAGAACCGTGGAGAAGCGTGAAAGACACTGGCGtatcgatacttcctctctagataCGTACGCGATTGGGTCGTGCAGGATAGAAAAGCTCGCGCGTGCGATTCATTTTTCACGTTTCGATCGAGCGAGTCGACGCGATTTCGAAG TGAAAAGTGGAAGGAATCGGTCCGATAGTGACGATGGCGAACCGATCGGACGCGTGATCCGTCCGTTTTCTATCTTGTTCAGTGTTCCGCGTACCGGAACGGCTCGAGTGGAATCGTCGAGTTTTACGAGAAGAAGGTGGTTTCTCGACGACGTTGGTTCGCGGACCAGTCGAACGATCGAAAGAATTTACGCCCGA AGTAGGTCCATAACCTCACTTTTCCTTCGAGACGAGAACCACTTCTTCGTGCTGTACGAGAGAAATGATACGCGAAGTGTAGAGATCACGATCGATGTGGTGCGATTTGACGAAGAATTAAGAAAAACAAGAGACAGAGGCCAAaggggagaaagaaagaaagaaagaaagaaagaaagaaagaaaggga CTGTCGGCGAACCTGGTTGGGGTGTGTCCATGAAGTCGACGCAATGGCAACGAGCAAACGAAGCGACGTCGGTGCCGCGTAGG CGTGATCATCGGCGACGACCGAAGGAGGCTACGAAGAACAGGGAGAACAGCTGGACGTTTAGGATGCAGCATGAACCTCGGTGCCCCGTATCGGGAGCTGGCGAGCCTCGGAAGGGGGACTACGGTGTCCAGGTACTTTCGCCGGTCGAGAGATCGCAGGTCTCCGTTGTCCTCGAGACGGGCAGTGTCACCGGCGTGGTCGTCGCCGCTGCCGTCGCC cagcagcagcagcagcaggaaCAACAGCAaccacaacaacaacaacaacaacaacaatatcATCGGCATCATCATCAACAGCGACGATCGTCATCGTGTTCGCGTTCATCACCGTTTCATTGGTCAGTTTCGTCGAGAGCTGCCGACATCGGCGCGGTCACGGTGTCTCTACGACGAGTACAGAAGTGGCGGTCATCTATCAGGATCGAGGGAAAGAAGAGCGGGTCGGGCGACACGAGGAGGTTGGGGTACAGGTGGCGCGGTCGAAGGAAGAAACGAAAACGGTGGAGCAGGAGAGGCAGAATCTGTTGGATTTGGTCGTTCGATTGGGCGTCGCGGCGATCTTCGCGGATCGGTGCCGAGATCGTCGGGAAGCCCGCCTGCTACAGGGGGACTTCTAAGGGCCCCGCCGACCCGGGCCGCTCGGACAGCTGTCACCTGGCTATCGGCTCCGGGATACCTACGTGCGGGGCTGACACGATTCACGAGTCGTCTCTTGGAGAGATCGGTCTCGATTGTTCGCGGGAAAAGCAATTCGCCGACCGTATGCTCTATCAGCAGCAGGAAGTTGGATCGCCGTCCTTGTATCGATTCGTGGAGGGACGGTCGTTCGCGGCGAGCAGTGGAGGACTGGCGTTGGTTCGGGCCGAGATTATCGACGCGAGTATCGCGGAGAGTGACATCGCGGAGATCGAAGGAAGCGTCCCTCTCGAGGAGAGACTCGACGGCGAGTTGCCTGTCGAGGACGGAACGGAAACGAAGGCGAAAACGGAAACGGAAAGAAGCCGCGATC gaggaggaggaatacaCCAGTATCGGGAGTCCGGATTGTCAACGggacgcggcggcggcggcggaagCGACGGATTTTGTAGCGTGGATCGTCGACGGGGACGAACCGGGGACGCAAGCGTTCCCGAGCTCGTGTTCATGCGGCTCGATCCGCCTGGATTCACGGGACCATCTGCATCGTACGATCGGAGCTACGGGAACGACCGCTACCCGTCCTCGGGGTTGCCTTTCTACTTTATTCCGCGCCAGCTTCCTCGTACCGTCGCATTTTCTCGTCGCCGACCTCTCGTTCTGTTCGTTCGCGGTTTCGAGACATTCGAGCGACGAACGCGAGAACCTGCCGCCACTACCGCTACCGGAACggaattctatagttcccggGCTCATGATCGCCGCAATCATCGATTCGGATCGGCGGTGGTCCGTTGCCCGCGGGAGGTTCAACGCGAGGAAGGACACGAGACCAGATACGCCACTGCCTTTCGCGTCTGCTGCTACCAATCGGTTTATCGCGGCGCGATTTCCACGCTCGCGAACATTCTCGAGGAGAGGATACCCGAAATCGTCGAGAACGTCCGCCACGAAGAAAAAGAAAGTGGATTGTTGCCCGGCGAAGAATCCACGGGGCCACGGTCTTGTTACACCGCGAACAGGAAGCCGAGAACAAGGTGGAAAACGAACGATCGAGTACGCTCTATTTTCGAACGTATCCCTCTCGCGAATTCCACGGACGTTCCTTCGCTCGATACGTTTCCTTACACTGCCTACAACGACGAGAACGATGATTACGTTAATGAAAGTTGTCGCGACATCGGTGACTCGTGTGCCGTCTCATCCTACGAAGAGATCGGGAACGTTCGCGATCGACAAACGCGTCGCGGAGAGACCAGCTTACCTCGAGAGGTTCCGGGCAAATCGACGGACGATCTCGATGCGAACCAAGTGGTCGGTATCTGCGAGAAGGGGGAACGTCCTACCAAATTTCGAGGCAGTCGTAATCGCGATTCTTCGAGTACCGAGACGAAAACGCGCGAAACGTTGCGCGCCGAGAGTGGAAACGGCGGGAAACGCGAATGCCACTACACTGCCCGGTTCCAGAAGCCGATCACCAACGAAAGTTTCGAGCACGAGTCGGAACTCTCGACGAACGGACCAACCAAGTTGTCCAGCACGTGTGGTCGAAAATATGGATTGCTATTCATCTTGTATCTATTGGCTTGGCCGCTGGTGTGTTCGACGAATCCCTCCGGACAGTTTGTCTCTAGCTTCACTCACAATCCATCCCTCGGTCCGGTTGAAAACCTTTCGCAGCACAATAATCCGAAAATTTcaccgttgtcgtcgtcgtcatcatcatcatcatcatcatcatcgtcgtcgtcgtcgtcgtcgtcgtcgtcgtcatcgtcatctTCTTCGTCCTCCTCGACGTCATCGTCGTCGACGTCTTCGTCTACGTCttcatcatcgtcatcgtcgtcgtcgtcgtcgtcctcctcctcctcctcctcctcctcctcctcctcatcatcatcatcgtcatcgtcatcatcgtcatcgtcgtcatcatcgtcgtcgtcgtcgtcgtcgtcgtcgagtaTGGAGCATGAACGTCTTCaatatcatcatcatcatcatcagcagcaacagcagcaacaacaagagAAGAGGCAATCGGTTCGCGATATCGAGTACGGTAGAGAGAGTAACGAGCAACATCGTCGACGGCACGAAGAGCAGCAGGAAGACCGGGGACGCGAACAACGCGAGGTGGAACCCGTTTTCGACTCCGAAGCGATGCATCCTTACAACGAATACAGCTGGGAGGTGAACCAAATAAATCCTTGGCTATCGGCCTGCGATCTGGCTGGTCCAGCGCCGGCCGATCTTCAGGGTAGTTGCGGTCCACCGGAGGTACCGAAGAACTGCCCGATCCCATGCGTGGTAACCTCGAGAAGGGACGATGCCCAGTTCCGCGAAGTGATCGAGCAAGTAAAAGTGAACGAGCGTAATTGTTACTGGTCGATCGAGGAGGAGGGGGAGGAGAAGCTGGAATCGGGACGGGTCGACCGAGGGAAAACCGACGGCGTACGGATGGCTCCGGAACAGTGCCTTTTTTATCTCGAGGAGTCGCATAAGAGGGACATCTGTCGGGATGATTTTGGCCGGACCAGTACGCAAAGTTTTTTAACCCCGAGGGAGAATCGATATTGGTTCATGAGCAGGTTGCGTCTGCGGCATTGCTGCGAGCACGCGGTGGTCAACGCCCTGGCACCCGGCAAGGGCGGTCCGCTCGAGAACGTGTTAAACGGTGGCCAGAAGTGCGCCGATGCTCTGGACAAGCTGTTGCTCGTCGATGCGTTGGCCGCGAGGTTGCATTGTGAATTCGAGGAAGTGCTCGCGCGATACGACTGTGCTCAGCCTTACTCGGTCATCTTCAACTGCACCCATTGCAAG GAAGCGTATAGAAAATGGGTGTGCAGCTCCCTGGTGCCTTACTTTGCTCACGGGGGACCGCAGGACTTGAACAGCTCGAACAGCTGGGCCGGAAGCAGACTCAGGCCCTGTCGGTCCTTTTGCCAATCCGTGGAGCAACGTTGCCCTTACTTACTTCCGGGGGACCGTGCCCCCGCGTATCCCACGCAATATGCCGGCGAACCAACTTTCCTTTGCAGAG ATCCAAACATCCCCGAGACCGGCGAGCAAGCAGCGAGAGCGTTGCACAGCAGCGGGGAAGACGAGTGTTGCTTTCACGCCTGTTCCGACCAGTTACCGGGATTGGGTATCTGCGCGAATTGCACGGACCGGGAACCGCGTAGACGCGGCAGAACCAACGATCCTCCAACGGCGCCTCGTTGCGAGATTAATCCGATTCAACCAGCTTCCACGG GCGAGGAATACCAGGAGTCAAGATCGACGACGGACAAGAAGAGCATGGGCCAAGGGGAGAAATACGATTTGGCGACGGTAACGAACATGGTACGACACCAGGGAACACTGTTGTGCGGAACTGGGATCGGTGTCGGCTCGATCGCGAGTGTCTCCTCTTCCGATCGATCGACGGCCTCGGTCTTCTCACAATTGTTCACGTTCTGCTCGATCCTGAGCAGCGTACTCGGGAACGTTCGAAAGATCCCGGTCCTTTGGATATCGAAGATCTTTCTCTGGTTCGTCGCGCCGCTCGGTGGTAACAACGGTGGGGCAAAGCCCAGGAAAAGAGACCACCAACCGATAGACCTTGTCGTTTGCCTGCGTCGTTGCTTCGGCAGAGTAGGCTACGTCGGTATGCGTTACGGTGCGAAGTGGTTGCTTGAAAAGTGGGTGATGCTCGAACGTCGGTGCCGAAGTTGGTGGTGCTGCTGTTGGTACTGGTGGCGGTGGAGATGGCGAGGGATATCGGCGAGAAGTAGTCGTCTCTCTCGATACCTCGGTACGCGTCGTTATCGTCTAATTATTGGTCCCGCGTCAACTATCTTCGCTGCAACCATCGCCACCGCcaccgttgtcgtcgtcgtcgtcgtcgtcgtcgtcgtcgtcgtcgtcgtcgtcgtcgtcgtcgtcgtcgtcgtcgtcgtcgccgtcgtcgccaCCGCCGTCTCGGCCATGGCTACCACCGCCACCATCGCCGTTGCCATCGTCCCCGTGTTCGTGTTCGTATTCGTGTTCGTGTTCGTGTTCGTGTTCGTGTTCGTGTTCGTCACCGCTGCCTCGATCGTCAAGGACGGACCGTTTTTTCATTCGCTGATGGTGCACAGGTCCTATTCGTTTCATACCCGTTCCGTCGGAAATGTACACGCGCCACCTTCGAAGCGAACTTCTCTCGTCGATTCGTTCACGGCAGAGTGTTCGTGGCCACGATGGagttggtggtggtggtggttgtaCCGATGGTGGTGTTCGCGGAAAACGCGTTACGATGGACCGATCGGATACAGAAGGAGGAGCAGATGCCGAAGAAGGAGACGAAGGAGAAGAAAAGTGAAACGGGGATGGAGCGTGAGCAGGAAGAAAGCGTCGAATGTTTTCAAAGAGGACGTTTGGTCTTCTTTGGCTAGACAACGATATTTGAAACTATCCTCGAGAAAGGACCCGCCATAG